The following are encoded together in the Diabrotica undecimpunctata isolate CICGRU chromosome 7, icDiaUnde3, whole genome shotgun sequence genome:
- the LOC140445616 gene encoding uncharacterized protein — protein sequence MTRFARAKGSKASNERVPEEATPWNQMKQQLLDKDKEISEKKNRQQAIDKRNANYRAFLEEKEEEESKHVEWAEFPDQIPSTFARTKKNSFSKTDNCVIQNVDQSPSNKKKNNKSVSKQYDTSFVENTNQNSLNKSFPVNMDDELSDNDETFVALKEKLDKILSQPKTKANNPQENDDSDAPPDEQSSKVEVSIPPAKIKKGKKKKVPIKIESVNPKGENIEKSEEHPKKRKSEEENATNKKKLKTQGENKSKDIVNKKGKNDQSKKQKGANQPKKIIKENLTELDLKKIEKKKQRRIKQVEKKKRLKAELKKQKEEEGKIKVENGEASVNLEILNEKNIENKNNNKFNSPQKQKDFKKFEKPNQINKKFEKKFPKRKDGNEPQRKKPLLPTKMFINGKEVEVDYVDGFPVKKEDAVRLKKLRREMISKGLPRSEIDIALKLERRRAEKAFTREKKKVCFNCRKSGHNLSECPELNKDQVSTSASGICFKCGSTEHTHFECKVVRGQDFKYAQCFICNEQGHISRQCPDNARGLYPKGGSCKVCGDVTHLKKDCPKYQAQQEQLQNHLNIESIGNSNPDCLDNEGYNNQFNLGNKRLIKLLSFKCI from the exons ATGACTCGATTTGCAAGAGCGAAAGGCTCAAAAGCATCAAATGAACGCGTTCCAGAAGAAGCTACACCCTGGAACCAAATGAAACAGCAATTATTagataaagataaagaaattTCTGAAAAGAAAAACAGGCAACAGGCTATTGATAAGCGCAATGCAAATTATAGAGCATTTTTAGAAGAAAAGGAAGAGGAGGAAAGTAAACATGTAGAGTGGGCAGAATTTCCAGATCAAATCCCATCGACATTTGCTAGAACAAAGAAAAATTCATTTTCAAAGACTGATAATTGTGTAATTCAAAACGTCGATCAGAGTCCTagtaacaagaaaaaaaataataaatcagtcTCTAAACAATATGATACATCATTTGTTGAAAATACTAACCAAAATTCATTAAACAAATCTTTTCCAGTTAATATGGATGATGAGTTATCAGATAATGATGAAACATTTGTAGCTTTGAAAGAAAAACTTGATAAAATATTAAGTCAGCCAAAAACAAAAGCTAA TAATCCCCAAGAGAATGATGATAGTGATGCCCCTCCAGATGAACAAAGTTCCAAAGTGGAGGTTTCAATTCCACCAGctaaaataaagaaaggaaaaaagaaaaaagtaccAATAAAAATAGAAAGTGTTAATCCTAAAGGTGAGAATATTGAGAAATCAGAAGAGCACCCTAAAAaacgaaaatctgaagaagaaAATGCCACAAATAAGAAAAAGCTTAAAACTCAAGGTGAAAACAAAAGTAAAGATATCGTAAACAAAAAGGGAAAGAATGATCAATCCAAGAAACAGAAAGGTGCTAATCAACCTAAAAAGATTATTAAGGAAAATTTGACGGAACTAGATTTAAAAAAGattgaaaagaaaaaacaaagaagaattaaacaagtagaaaagaaaaagagactAAAAGCtgaattaaaaaagcaaaaagaagaagaaggaaaaataaaagtagaaaatGGCGAAGCATCAGttaatttagaaattttaaatgaaaaaaatatagagaataaaaataataataaatttaattcgcCACAGAaacaaaaagattttaaaaagtttgaaaaacctaatcaaatcaataaaaaatttgaaaaaaaattcccAAAAAGAAAAGATGGCAATGAACCTCAGCGAAAGAAACCCCTTTTGCccacaaaaatgtttataaatggAAAGGAGGTTGAAGTAGACTATGTAGATGGATTTCCAGTCAAAAAGGAGGATGCTGTTAGGTTAAAAAAGCTTCGAAGGGAAATGATAAGTAAAGGACTACCAAGAAGTGAAATCGACATAGCTTTGAAACTAGAAAGGAGAAGAGCTGAAAAGGCTTTTACTAGAGAGAAGAAAAAG GTATGCTTCAACTGTCGAAAATCAGGTCACAATTTGTCAGAATGCCCAGAATTGAATAAAGATCAAGTTTCAACATCTGCATCAGGAATATGCTTCAAATGTGGCTCAACGGAACACACTCACTTTGAATGCAAAGTTGTAAGGGGGCAGGACTTTAAGTATGCCCAATGTTTTATATGCAATGAACAAGGACATATATCTAGACAATGTCCTGATAACGCAAGAGGACTGTACCCTAAAG gtggaTCGTGTAAAGTATGTGGAGATGTTACGCACCTTAAGAAAGATTGTCCCAAATATCAAGCTCAACAGGAACAATTGCAGAATCATTTAAATATCGAATCTATTGGTAACAGTAATCCCGATTGTCTCGATAATGAGGGCTATAATAATCAATTTAACTTAGGTAATAAACGACTAATAAAGTTATTAAGttttaaatgtatataa